The genomic window CGTCAAGAATGGCGCCCATGATCTCGTTCTCCATCTCAAGCGTGAACTTGAGGTTGGTGAGGAAGGTTCCGATGTTCGGGCATTCCTCGGCGAGACCGGTGCGCGTGACGGTGTGGACGGTGCCGACATCGCCGAACCATTCCTCGCCGCCTGTCAGATATTCCATCTCGATGTTGCTGTTCATTGGATGTGGCGCCCAACCTAGGAAGACGACGTCGTCTTCGGAGTTCACGGCGCGGCCGACCTGGGCAAGCATGGCCTGCTCGGAGCTTTCCACGACCTCGAATTCGCCAAGACCGAAGGTGTCGTTTTCGATCAGGCTGATGATGTAGCCATTGCCTTCGTTGCCGGGCTCGATGCCGTAAATCCGGCCATCGAGTTCTTCCTGGAACGTTGCGATGTCCTCGAAAGTGGTGAGGCCCTTGTCGTAGGTGTATTTCGGAACGGCGAGCGTGTACTGCGTCCCCTCAAGATTGGTAGCCACTTCCTCGATCGTGCCTTCGTCGAGGTAGGGACGGATGGCGCCTTCCTGTGCGGGCATCCAGTTGCCGAGGAAGATGTCGGTGTCGCCATCGGCGATCGACTGGAACGTGACCGGGACGGACAGGATGTTCGTGCGCGTCTCATATCCCAGCGCTTCGAGAACGAGCGTGGTGGCGGCTGTGGTGGCGGTAATGTCGGTCCAACCCACATCCGAGAAGGTCAGCGAGGAGCAGGCATCCTGCGCCAATGCCGGCCCGGCGAGTACGGTCGAGACGAGCAGGGCTCCTGCGATTTTCGCGTGGCGTGCCATAGGTATCTGTTCCCTTTTTCTGGAATTGCATCAAGCGCTTCGACAGCGCGAGCCATGGACGTTAGCATTCCGCCGCCCCAGCTAGAAGCGGCGAATTTTTCTTGATTGACGCATCAATCAAAATAAATTAGCCCCGGAATGCAAGTGCTTTTTGCATTTTTTTGGAGTTGGTGATGCCGAAACTGGGAATGGAGCCGATCCGGCGGCGCGCATTGATCGATGCGGCCATTGCCGAAATCGGGGCGAAAGGCGGCCTCGACGTCACGGTCGGCCAGATCGCCAAGCGAGCAGGCGTCTCTGCCGCGCTCGCACACCATTATTTCGGCAATAAGCAGCAGATCCTGATCGAGACGATGCGGCACCTCCTCAGGGAGTTCAACGCGATCGCCAAGAGGCGTATGCGGGCGGGGCAGACCCCGCGCGAAAGGCTGAGCGCAATCGTCGAAGCGAGCTTCGGCGTCGAACAGTTCAGCGATGCGACGGTTGCGACCTGGCTCGCCTTCTATGCGGAGACCCGGAAGTCTTCCGAGGCCTACACGCTCCTGAACGTCTATACCCGTCGCCTGCGGAGCAATCTCCTGCATTCGCTGAGG from Georhizobium profundi includes these protein-coding regions:
- the choX gene encoding choline ABC transporter substrate-binding protein, whose protein sequence is MARHAKIAGALLVSTVLAGPALAQDACSSLTFSDVGWTDITATTAATTLVLEALGYETRTNILSVPVTFQSIADGDTDIFLGNWMPAQEGAIRPYLDEGTIEEVATNLEGTQYTLAVPKYTYDKGLTTFEDIATFQEELDGRIYGIEPGNEGNGYIISLIENDTFGLGEFEVVESSEQAMLAQVGRAVNSEDDVVFLGWAPHPMNSNIEMEYLTGGEEWFGDVGTVHTVTRTGLAEECPNIGTFLTNLKFTLEMENEIMGAILDDGEDARAAAQEWLTANPDTLDAWLDGVTTVDGEEGLAAVRAELGL
- the betI gene encoding transcriptional regulator BetI translates to MPKLGMEPIRRRALIDAAIAEIGAKGGLDVTVGQIAKRAGVSAALAHHYFGNKQQILIETMRHLLREFNAIAKRRMRAGQTPRERLSAIVEASFGVEQFSDATVATWLAFYAETRKSSEAYTLLNVYTRRLRSNLLHSLRQLSQRPEDTAEMIGALIDGLYIRQSLRPGPASPKDAIRLVETFIDNLLIAERAR